Genomic DNA from Candidatus Paceibacterota bacterium:
TTACCTTATTCGCATCACTCGCGCCTTTTCAAGGATTATGGATAAAATAGAAGATAATATAAATGAAATTGGTGATACTACGAAAGAAATGTTGGGAGATTTACGAGATAGTGCATTATTTAGTTTCTTTTTAAGAAAAAAAAGAAAAAGTCGCAAGGGTCGTGAAGATTAATCCCGTTAGAAATTTACAAAACGGGAAAATATTATTAAATTAACAATAATCAACTGTCTTTATATATAAAAATAAATGTACAGATAGTATGATTTCTAAACGGGATGAAAAAAAATAACAAAAAAATGTCAGTTGGGAAAAAGGTAGCAGTGGGAGCAGCAGGGGCAGCAGCTATTAGCGCAGTTGGAGCTGGAGTATATTATTTATTCGGTCCCAAAGCTAAAGTGCACCAAAAGAAAACAAAAGCTTTGATCTCCAAGATGAAAAAAGAGATAGACAGAGAAGTAAAAAAAGCCAGGAAGGTTACCGCCCCTATTTATGACGACGTCGTAAATGCCATTTCTTCAAATTACGCTAAACAATATAAAATTCACGAAGGAGATATAAAAGCTCTTGCCAAGAAAATGAAAGATGAATGGAAAGGAGTGAATAAAGTTGCTAAAAAAACTGTAAGAAATATTAAAAAGAAAAGTCTATAAGAATTATGAAAAAAGAAATAGGCTATATTGGGCTTGGGAGAATGGGGAAAAATATGGTTTTTCGATTGTTAGGTGCAGGTTGGAACATCGTCGCTTATAATCGAAGTCCGGAAAGCGTCAAAGAAGTAGGGGCAAAAGGCGCTGTCGGAACATCCAGTATAAAAGAATTAGTCTCCAAACTTCCTACTCCTCGTGTTGTATGGATAATGGTTTCTCATCAAGCGGTTGATGAAGTGATAAATGAAGTGGCGCCAATGCTTGAAAAAGGTGATTTGATAGTGGATGGTGGAAATTCTCCGTACCGAGAATCAATGCGCCGAGCTAAAGAATTAAATGCCAAAGGAATTGAATTTTTGGATATCGGCGTTTCTGGCGGACCTGGGGGATCACTCAATGGCGCTTGTATGATGGTGGGTGGAAAAAAAGAATTGTATGATAAATTTGATGGTGTAGGATTTTTTAAAGATACTTGCAAGCCGGAAGGTTGGGGGCATTTTGGTCCGTCCGGAGCGGGACATTTCGTGAAAATGGTTCACAACGGCATAGAATATGGAATGATGCAGGCTATCGCAGAAGGGTTTGACCTCATGCGTCACTCAAAAGAATTTAATAATTTAGATTTGGAAAAAATAACAGAAGTGTATTCTCATGGAAGCGTGGTTACCTCGAGTTTGGTTTCATGGATGAATGATGGATATAAAAAATATGGGAAAGATTTAAATGAAATTTCCGGCAAAGCTTCTGCTTCCGGAGAAGGCCATTGGACAGTGGAAGCAGGGAAGAGAGAAAATATTCCTATGCCTGTTATTCAAGCGTCCCTCGATGCGAGAGAGGCCTCACAGAAAAAACCATCCTATCAAGGAAAAGTAGTTTCTACTATGCGTGGAGAGTTTGGCCAACATCCCGTCAAAAGATCTCCCGACGAACCGGAGGTGTTGTAAGAAAAGTCTCAAGTTGGAGATCTCGTGTTCGGACTTTTCAATAACAAGCCCTGTGACGTTATTTATTATAATTTTGTCTTTTACCACAAGGATACGTTTCGTGCGAGCTAAAAAATGACAAAAATGACACAGGATAAATTTTAAATGTTACAGCTATCTGTAACATTCCTTTTTTAAATCTTAGTGCTGTCATAGGCCCAATGCAAAAGTGCCTGCCTTTGTCCTGGACGGCAAGCAAGGTCTTTTACTCTACAGTTCTTAACGATCTGGGCGACGTGCCGCCTTATTGCTTTCCATCGCTTGATCTGGCGCTCGTCCTCATCTGGCAATCTTCTACCCATATAATACCGGCCATACCACTGGAACCATCCGCGCGGATCATGTTCTTCATTGATCCATCCTTTCTCTTCCCACACCTTAAGTGGTTGGCTGGCATGTTTGTGAAAATAGTTAAGCGTATCGTCGTGGTGCTTTGGTGACAGCTTGGCATGGATAAACCAGCTTTTAGGGAATTCTCTTCTACAGTCGGTCATATATTTGCCTCCAAAGACACCAAGCTTAAGCATTTTCTTCGGTGTAAGTTCTGGCTTGAAGTCAGAGTGAAAATTTCTGCCAACTGGTTCAGAAATTTCATATCTATAGCCCTTCTGGAATTTGTCGTTTACTATAACTACTTTTATCCTGTGCTTAGGTTTCATAATTTAATTACCTACTATATACACCACAAGTAAAATAAGTCCGCCCCACCAACCGATGTCTGAGACAATGAGACTTATTATGATTTTCTTCTGCCACGATGCAGGCAGTAGCTCTCCCGATCGTCCTTCTTTTTCACGCTGCAGTAAAAATGGACTGACTTTGAAAGAAAGAAAATAGCCATTAGTAATGAGGAGAAGCGCGGTAATGAAATGAATGAGTGGAATACCCGAAAAAGATTGATGGCGGTAGAAAATCAAACCACCAATTGTGGCAAGAATAATTCCAACCCAAATCATAGGTTTTGTAACCTTGTGCGTTCGTGTTGTCGCTTCAGTCCAATAGGAGGATTTTCTTCCGAGAAAGCCGTGAATATCGATGACTGTCACAGCTCCGAGTCCAATAATAAAACCGGAAATAAAAATAAAGAGTCCTAAAAAATTCAATGTTGTATTTGCCATAGTTTATTAACATAATTATACCATTTTTGTGTCGAACTATGCTATGATTGAAGTATAAAAGTGTTATGGTCGAAACACACAAGTAAGTTAAAAAAATTAAATTAAAATTATGAATAAACTTAATGTTCTCGACTGGCTTGCGCTCGTTTTGGTGATAGTAGGAGGTCTTAACTGGGGTCTCGTAGGTGCTATGAATTTTGACCTTGTTGCCACAATATTTGGCGACATGTCTGTTCTTTCTCGTATAATATATGTATTAGTGGGCATTTCTGCAGTATATCTTGTTTTTGTATGTTCCAAGTTTTCTAGAAAATAATTTTTGCTCCAAAAAACCACTCCGTAAATCGGAGTGGTTTTTTGTTTGCGGGCAGTTTGGTACGTCGCTCAAGCCTTGAGGATCTTCAGATTTGAATGAGTTTTTTGGAGTCGTGCGAGGATATGCCAGATATATTAAGAAACAGGAGTGATATTGAGAAGAGAGAGCTATTGGGATGTTTGAAGAGTAAAATATTGCTGGCAATTACGCACAAAAAACAAGCTTAAAATCTAAGCATCTCGTGCTATCTGTTGCTTGCGGAGCCGGGCGGATTCGAACCGCCGAGGGGTTTTAAAGCCCCTGCCTCTTTAGCAAAGAGGTACGTTAGACCACTCTGACACGGCTCCTGTTGAACTTATTTACTCTAGCATATTACTGCTCTTTTTTCATTTTTTTGTTATACTCTTCCTAAGTTTAGGAGAGATGGGTGAGTGGTTGAAACCAACAGTTTACTAAACTGTCGTCCCTTTAAAAGGACCGAGGGTTCGAATCCCTCTCTCTCCGCAGTCAGTATTTAGTATCGGAAGACTCTGATGCTCGACACTTTCTTTAGTGTGATAACTATTGGTTTTTAATATATACTTTACTCAGTATGAAGAAAGTATCACTAACCGAAAAGCTGCAAAAAAGAATTTGGAGGGACGCTAAAGATGCAGCTGGTCCTCGCTATACCAGCGATATAAATGTTGAATTGGAAATAAAAGATGTATTCGATGGTATTGGTAGGACTGAGAAGATTTTTGAGGAAATTGAAGAATTTAGAAAAAAAATAAGAAGTGCATATAAATCAATCAGTCACCTAAAAACTTCAGAATATAAAGACGACGTTATAAAAAAGAATCTCAAAAAAATTCAAGCTCTTGGAAAATTTTTCCTAGTAACCACCGAAAAATTTGGCAAGGACCAGTCTAGAATGATTGATTTAAAATCAATCATTCTAGCAACAAAAAAAATTTCTCCCTATTTTTCTCCTATTGAAAGGAGTATATGGGATTTTGAG
This window encodes:
- the gnd gene encoding decarboxylating 6-phosphogluconate dehydrogenase produces the protein MKKEIGYIGLGRMGKNMVFRLLGAGWNIVAYNRSPESVKEVGAKGAVGTSSIKELVSKLPTPRVVWIMVSHQAVDEVINEVAPMLEKGDLIVDGGNSPYRESMRRAKELNAKGIEFLDIGVSGGPGGSLNGACMMVGGKKELYDKFDGVGFFKDTCKPEGWGHFGPSGAGHFVKMVHNGIEYGMMQAIAEGFDLMRHSKEFNNLDLEKITEVYSHGSVVTSSLVSWMNDGYKKYGKDLNEISGKASASGEGHWTVEAGKRENIPMPVIQASLDAREASQKKPSYQGKVVSTMRGEFGQHPVKRSPDEPEVL
- a CDS encoding DUF378 domain-containing protein encodes the protein MNKLNVLDWLALVLVIVGGLNWGLVGAMNFDLVATIFGDMSVLSRIIYVLVGISAVYLVFVCSKFSRK